Within the Candidatus Zixiibacteriota bacterium genome, the region TGTCTGTAAGAACATTCACCAACACAGCTACGCCGCCGGGGCCATAACCCTCGTAATTGGCTTCTTCATAAGTAACGCCGGGAAGCTCGCCGGTGCCTTTCTGGATTGCCCTTTTGATATTATCCTGCGGCATATTAGCGGCTTTTGCAATGGCTACTGCAGTGCGCAGACGCGGGTTAGCTTCCTGATCGCCGCCGCCGCCGCGGGCAGCAACCGTTATTTCTTTAATAAGCTTAGTAAACGTTTTGCCGCGCTGGGCATCAAGTTTACCCTTCTTCCTTTTAATGGTTGCCCATTTGCTATGTCCGGACATATCGCCTCCATCGGTAGGTTATATTTCTTTTATTATATTTTAACAAAGTCGGGGCTGTTTAGCAAGGGGATTGTTTGGGGAGTAAAGATTTTGATTACGTCAGGAAGGGATTCCTGACGCCGTGAAAAAAGTCGGGTTTCTCCCGCCGAGGCTGTGATAAAAGTTATAAAAGCCTATATCCCATTGTGCTCGCAGGGGTATATTGCAATACGCCCCTACGCGATGCCTTTGCAAATCAATGACTTATTTACAAACAATACGTCTGATTTATTAGCAAAATGTCCGCAATGATTGCGCAATCAATCTTTTATCACAGCCTCCTCCGGTCGGAACCCGACTTGCTAATTTTCATGCTCTCCAAGCTGAATTGGCACCGGCAAGGGCGAGCGCACATGCAAATCCTGTTGGGGGAATGGTATCTCGATTTCATATTCCCTGAATTTGCGGACTATGGCGCAGTTAATTTCGGAACGCGTAATGTAATGCTGTTTAGGTTGGGCTACCCAGGCTCGTAAAACCATATCCCAAGAAGAATCGCCAAAACCGCTAAGGAGCACTTCGGGCGCAGGCGTTTTTAAAACTTCTGAATGCTCAATCGCAACTTCATGAAGCGCCCTAAGGACTAAATCCAGATCAGAGTTATACGAAACACCAACTTCGATATCAAGACGAATTTTCGGATCGCCATGCGACCAGTTGATTACTCTGGATGAGACAAACTCCGCATTGGGAACGATAATAGCGATATTATTTAAAGAGCGAATCATTGTAGATCTCATATTGATAGCGATTACATCCCCCTCTGTTTCACCTACCGATACGCGATCACCGACCTTTATTGGCCGCTCGAACAACAGTATTAGCCCGGATATAAAATTAGAGGTAATATTCTGAAGCCCAAAACCGATTCCTACCGAAAGCAATCCAAAAACTACAGCCAAGCCTCCCAAGTCAATTCCGATAAACTGGAAAGCTATCAAAGTTCCGATAACCATAACCAGATAGTGGCTAAGCCTGACAAGCGTAAATTGTATACCCTTATCCAATTCGAAGCGCGAGAGAATTCTTTGTAGTAAGGCTTTATTTAGAAATCGGGATAAAATAAAAAATGCCAATATTACAATAACAAACATTAGCAGTGATGAAACTGTTACCGGCGTTTGGTTAAGTTCGAATAGTTTGAAATGGATAATTATATTTATGGCATTAGCAATTTCGGATATTATTTGAGGAATTTCCATTTGATAACTTTATATTATCATTAAGGCATTGTCAATTAGTTTATTAGCACTGGGGGCGGCACACGTCCTCGTGTGCCCAGCTTAGACGAGTAAAAGTTTGATAATAATTCGGGTTAAGAAGCTGCTGCCAGTTTCTCAAACAGTTGATCGGCCTTGACCTTGTGCATATTAAGGCCAACTTCCTGCAGCGAAAACCCCTGCGCCAAACCAAGCAACTGGAAATAATACACAATCGGCACATCAAGCTGTTTTTTATATTTTCGCGCTCGGATAATCTGTCCCATATCAAACTCATCGAAACAAGTAGGGCATATAAGCCCCATGCAATCAGCTTCAGACCTTTGTACGGATTCGATAATATCGATAACCATATTGTCAGGAATGTTACTATTCATGCAGGCACGGCCGCAGCACAAAAGTTTTTTATCATGAGGGACCGGCTCAGCGCCGATAGCTTTAATCAAATTCTGAAGGATAGTAGGATGATCAGGGTCATCGACGCGCATAATATGAGATGGCTTAAGCAGATGACACCCATAATGAACCGCCACTTTTAGCCCCTTGAGCGGATTAACAACGGTTTCGGTGACTTTATCATAACCTAAATCATCGCGAAGCACAGTTACGGCATGACGCACATCAATTGTGCCCTTGAATTCCCTGCCGATTTTTTTGAGCCGCTTGTTGACCATTTCTCTAAGTTCCGCATTTTCTTTTAGATGAATGTTCACTTCCGAAAGCGTTGCGGTGCATCCCGAACATGTGGTAATAATATCGAGGCCGGTATCTTCGACAAGCGAGATATTGCGAGCGGCTACTGTGTACCATTCGATTTTATCGCGGGCTTGAAAATAAATCGGGTCAGGGCAGCAGGTAAAGCCATCAATATCGACAAGCTCCATCCCTATTTTAGCTGCGGTTATTCTTACCGCCGCCTCGAAATGCGGATATTTCGTTGTCATCATACAGCCGAAAAACGGAGCATATTTCATATCAATCGCCCTTTAAAATTTTATTAATCTCATCAACCGGATAACTTTTAACCGGCGCAAGACCCAATTCCTTGCGGCGTCTTTCGGTCAGTGATGTAACCTTGGTAGTGATACCATCAGTTAATACCGAATCAGAAATCTTGCCGACAAGCTCAGGAGCCTTCCCTTCATCGACACAAATATTTTTCATCGCAATAATGACATCTATGGGTCTGACCTCCTGCGGGCAGCGTTCCGAACAGGTGTAGCAGTTAGTGCAATTCCATATTTCCGAGTCGGGTCGGATAAGCTCATCCTCGAAACCGAGCAAGGCTTTTAATACTATCAATCGAGGATTAAACTCTTTTGAATACATACTGGCAGGGCAATCGGCTACACACGCTCCACATTGATAACAATAATTATGTCTATATCCCTCCGCCGTATTGTTTAGTTTTTCCCGAAATGAAAAATTTATCGTATGTTTCTTGGGGCCAGATTTTTCTTTTGGCTTATTCAAGCGACACCTCGCTATTAGGCGAATTTAACAAAAAGACAGCAAAACAAACATGAAAAACCGCAATAATTGCTAACTTCTACTTATATTTAATCATATTTGTAATCAAAGTCAACAACTTAAATCAATCACAACTGTCCAGCCTTTCAATGAATTTCATAACGGGCAGCCATAGAGAATTCGGATTATTTGCCGTTAGTAGTGTTTTTGCCTGCATCCGACTTTATCATATATGCTGTCAGAAAACTGATGCCTTCCACAATAATAAACCATATTCGCTGAATAATCGCGATTGTCAACGCTATTTCCGGAGCCAAAAACTCGCTTAGGGTCAATACCAGCATGCCTTCGCGAACGCCGATTCCGCCCGGAGCAAATAACGCTATATAGCCAACTACCCAGCATAATGGAAGTATCGTACTGAAATGAATAAAACTGATGGATTCCAACGAAATAATCGAACTAACCAACGTATAAAACGCTAAGCTGTGAAGAAGCCAGACTACTATATACATCAGGAAAAATACTAATACGTTCGAGTAAGTAAAATTAATTTCGATTGACTGCTTTTTTATAATCCTCAAGCCAAAATTTATCACCAAATCTAATATTCGCGGATGCATCATAGCCAAACACCCAATCAATAATATTATCATCAAGGGCAAATAATCCTGAAATTTTGAGGAAAAAAGGAAATAGCAAAGCCCTAAGGTTAAAGCTCCGCCTTTGCCGGCAACCTCGCTGGCGGCAATTGTTAATGTTGCCTTTTTCTTATCAATTCCATATTCGGAGATATAATAATAAAATCCGAGGATATTCCAAATCTTGCCGGGAAGGTAGCGGCCGATACTAGTTATGCTGATTATCCGGTACATCTGGAAATACTTGATGTTTACTCCGGTCAGCTTCCTGGAGATATGAGCAATTATATAAACAGAACCGCTGGTAGCAATCCACAAAAGACATATCGAAAGCAAGGCCAGTTTGATATTAAATTGCCATTGATAGTCTTTTAGAACTGCCCAGTTTGAATGCAAGTAATAAGCCATCATAAAGAGGGCTGAAACTATAAATAGAGTGTTAATGATGGTTTTAATTGCTGCGCTTTTATTTTTATCAGGCATTA harbors:
- a CDS encoding CoB--CoM heterodisulfide reductase subunit B, giving the protein MKYAPFFGCMMTTKYPHFEAAVRITAAKIGMELVDIDGFTCCPDPIYFQARDKIEWYTVAARNISLVEDTGLDIITTCSGCTATLSEVNIHLKENAELREMVNKRLKKIGREFKGTIDVRHAVTVLRDDLGYDKVTETVVNPLKGLKVAVHYGCHLLKPSHIMRVDDPDHPTILQNLIKAIGAEPVPHDKKLLCCGRACMNSNIPDNMVIDIIESVQRSEADCMGLICPTCFDEFDMGQIIRARKYKKQLDVPIVYYFQLLGLAQGFSLQEVGLNMHKVKADQLFEKLAAAS
- a CDS encoding mechanosensitive ion channel, producing MEIPQIISEIANAINIIIHFKLFELNQTPVTVSSLLMFVIVILAFFILSRFLNKALLQRILSRFELDKGIQFTLVRLSHYLVMVIGTLIAFQFIGIDLGGLAVVFGLLSVGIGFGLQNITSNFISGLILLFERPIKVGDRVSVGETEGDVIAINMRSTMIRSLNNIAIIVPNAEFVSSRVINWSHGDPKIRLDIEVGVSYNSDLDLVLRALHEVAIEHSEVLKTPAPEVLLSGFGDSSWDMVLRAWVAQPKQHYITRSEINCAIVRKFREYEIEIPFPQQDLHVRSPLPVPIQLGEHEN
- a CDS encoding 4Fe-4S dicluster domain-containing protein: MNKPKEKSGPKKHTINFSFREKLNNTAEGYRHNYCYQCGACVADCPASMYSKEFNPRLIVLKALLGFEDELIRPDSEIWNCTNCYTCSERCPQEVRPIDVIIAMKNICVDEGKAPELVGKISDSVLTDGITTKVTSLTERRRKELGLAPVKSYPVDEINKILKGD